A region of the Mesoaciditoga lauensis cd-1655R = DSM 25116 genome:
GCCCATTTCGTTAAAACATCCACTGGATATTCAAAAGGTGGGGCAAAAGCTGAAGATGTAGCGCTGATGAAATTCGTTGTGGGAAACGAAATGGAGGTAAAGGCATCGGGTGGCATACATTCATTTGAAGATGCCCTTGAAATGTTCAGAGCGGGAGCGACTAGAATAGGCGCATCTCATTCGGTAGAGATAGTAAGTGGATAAGCCACAATACATGTAAAGATAGCAAACAAATAGGGTGCACTATACCATCCATTTACAAGTTTTATCAGTGTGCTATGAGACGAACCATGAGTTTATTCTTCAATATGGAAGAAATCGAGGAATGTTGTTGGGATAGAATACCTTGAACGATGGATAATGTGTTCCTAAAATAAAATTTTTCTATGT
Encoded here:
- the deoC gene encoding deoxyribose-phosphate aldolase, whose protein sequence is IEHGADEIDMVMNIGALKEERYEDVYEDIKAVVEAANGKMVKVIIETALLDFEEKVAACVISREAGAHFVKTSTGYSKGGAKAEDVALMKFVVGNEMEVKASGGIHSFEDALEMFRAGATRIGASHSVEIVSG